The following coding sequences are from one Salvia hispanica cultivar TCC Black 2014 chromosome 3, UniMelb_Shisp_WGS_1.0, whole genome shotgun sequence window:
- the LOC125214881 gene encoding serine/threonine protein phosphatase 2A 57 kDa regulatory subunit B' kappa isoform-like, whose protein sequence is MWKQILGKLPRKPPKSESDPPRNTNPGPNSSSAGGPAAKRAASAAVFPASVIAGIEPLLAFKDVPSSEKMNLFISKLSLCCVVFDFTDPMKNVQEKELKRATLLELLDFVSQNPPKFTEPAILASCKMCSVNLFRVFPPSTRSSSSSSGENDNDDEPTFDPAWSHLQIVYDFLLKLVTSPSLETKVAKKYINYAFILRIIDLFDSEDPRERDCLKAILHRVYGKFMVHRPFIRKCMSSVFYRFVFETEKHNGIAELLEIFGSVITGFALPLKEEHKIFLSRALIPLHKPKSLGIYFQQLSYCVSQFIEKEPKLASCVITGLLKYWPVTNSQKEVMFLGQLEEILEIINMAEFQKVMVPLFWRLGHCINNYHFQVAERALFLWNNDQVVNLIAHNRQVIVPIIFPALEQNSEHHWNQAVLNLTLNVKRMLAEMDDTLIVACIANYKEDQARKKSEVERRKKVWERLENAASLQPVTGRTPVLVSLV, encoded by the exons ATGTGGAAGCAAATTCTTGGTAAATTGCCTCGAAAGCCTCCGAAATCGGAGTCTGATCCTCCAAGAAACACTAACCCGGGGCCGAATTCGTCATCTGCTGGCGGGCCTGCTGCTAAAAGAGCAGCTTCGGCTGCAGTCTTTCCGGCCAGTGTGATTGCTGGAATCGAGCCGTTGCTCGCCTTCAAGGATGTCCCGAGCTCAGAAAAGATGAATCTTTTCATAAGTAAGCTGAGTCTCTGCTGTGTAGTGTTTGATTTCACTGATCCCATGAAGAATGTTCAAGAAAAGGAGCTTAAACGAGCCACATTGCTTGAGCTGCTTGATTTTGTATCGCAGAACCCCCCGAAATTCACAGAGCCCGCGATTTTAGCATCCTGCAAGATGTGTTCCGTCAACTTGTTTCGTGTTTTCCCACCAAGTACGCGGTCTAGTAGCTCGAGTTCAGGTGAGAATGATAATGATGACGAGCCAACATTTGATCCGGCCTGGTCGCACTTGCAGATAGTGTATGATTTCCTGCTCAAGCTTGTAACTTCGCCCTCTTTGGAAACTAAAGTCGCCAAGAAGTATATAAATTACGCCTTTATTCTGAGAATCATTGACTTGTTTGATTCAGAGGATCCCCGGGAAAGGGACTGTTTGAAGGCAATTCTCCACAGGGTATATGGGAAGTTTATGGTTCATCGGCCATTTATAAGGAAGTGTATGAGCAGTGTGTTCTATAGGTTCGTATTTGAGACGGAGAAACATAATGGGATTGCAGAGTTGTTGGAGATTTTTGGGAGTGTGATCACCGGATTCGCTCTGCCTCTAAAAGAGGAACACAAGATATTTCTTTCGAGGGCACTGATTCCTCTGCACAAGCCAAAGTCATTGGGGATTTACTTTCAGCAGCTATCATATTGTGTGAGTCAGTTTATTGAGAAGGAGCCGAAGCTGGCTAGTTGCGTGATTACAGGGCTTTTGAAATATTGGCCCGTCACGAATAGCCAAAAGGAGGTCATGTTTTTGGGTCAGTTGGAGGAGAttcttgaaataattaatatggcAGAGTTTCAAAAGGTCATGGTTCCATTGTTTTGGCGTCTTGGGCACTGCATCAATAACTACCATTTTCAG GTAGCCGAAAGAGCTCTTTTCCTGTGGAACAACGATCAAGTCGTGAACCTAATAGCACACAACCGGCAAGTTATAGTGCCAATAATTTTCCCAGCTTTGGAACAAAACTCAGAGCACCACTGGAACCAGGCCGTCCTGAACTTGACTCTAAACGTGAAAAGAATGCTGGCTGAGATGGACGACACGCTGATTGTGGCCTGCATTGCAAATTACAAGGAGGACCAAGCGCGTAAAAAGTCAGAGGTGGAGAGACGGAAGAAAGTGTGGGAGCGACTGGAGAATGCCGCGAGTCTCCAACCGGTGACGGGTAGGACTCCAGTTCTGGTAAGCTTAGTGTAG
- the LOC125211756 gene encoding cyclin-A2-2-like, whose protein sequence is MKHALMNDENRPSNLGEPTARVTRARAKFLGSSSGLPLLYPSAKQDDKCVSRASLKRAAPDKSAGSSAACHPNKKRAVLKDVTNVNCKKLYTNCINAAKGQPIRQDRKGSLQKKGKVEPACFAKGSQVLEVKIENIVDEVKLEGSQDTCPAVDLPAEPTKITNEVSVAAGSSPLKIDSIQQISLWGPSVRDEGKLCMKEESLEAKGVIDIDSRHRDPQMCSPYAADIYTSLFTRQVDRKPSPDYMEKLQRDITKGMRGILIDWLVEVSEEYELVPDTLYLTVNLLDRFLSENYIEKQKLQLLGVTCMLIASKYEEICAHRVEEFCFITDNTYKKEEVVEMESRVLNLLKFQLSVPTTKKFLRRFIQAAQASYKVPSVELEFLANYLAELTLVEYSFLKYLPSVTAASAIFLARWTLDQSDDPWNPTLEHYTRHKASELKNTVLELQVLQLNKKGGMLNAIREKYKQPKFKCVSTLRSPESVESLF, encoded by the exons ATGAAGCATGCACTCATGAATGACGAGAATAGGCCATCCAACCTTGGGGAGCCTACTGCACGAGTCACAAGAGCCCGAGCAAAGTTCTTAGGCTCATCGAGCGGATTGCCACTACTATATCCTTCAGCAAAACAAGATGACAAATGTGTCTCACGAGCAAGCTTGAAAAGAGCTGCACCGGACAAATCAGCAGGGAGTTCAGCTGCTTGTCACCCGAATAAGAAAAGGGCTGTTCTTAAGGATGTAACCAATGTCAACTGCAAAAAGTTGTACACAAACTGCATCAATGCAGCGAAAGGTCAG CCTATCAGGCAGGACAGGAAAGGGTCTTTACAGAAGAAAGGAAAGGTTGAGCCTGCTTGTTTTGCTAAAGGTTCCCAGGTGTTGGAAGTTAAAATCGAAAACATAGTGGATGAGGTAAAGCTGGAGGGATCCCAGGATACTTGTCCTGCTGTAGACTTGCCAGCGGAACCaactaaaattacaaatgaaGTGTCAGTTGCAGCAGGTTCGAGTCCTCTGAAGATAGATTCCATCCAACAAATTTCACTATGGGGTCCATCTGTTAGAG ATGAAGGCAAGCTTTGCATGAAAGAGGAGAGCTTGGAAGCTAAGGGAGTTATTGATATAGATTCAAGACACAGGGACCCACAGATGTGTAGCCCCTATGCAGCTgatatatatactagtttaTTTACAAGACAG GTCGACCGAAAGCCTTCACCGGATTACATGGAAAAGTTGCAGCGTGACATCACCAAGGGCATGCGGGGTATTTTGATTGATTGGCTTGTGGAG GTTTCGGAAGAATATGAGCTGGTTCCTGATACTCTCTACCTCACTGTAAATCTTTTAGATAGATTCCTGTCTGAGAATTACATTGAGAAGCAAAAGTTGCAACTTCTTGGTGTAACATGCATGCTAATTGCATC GAAGTACGAAGAAATTTGTGCACATCGTGTGGAAGAATTTTGCTTTATCACCGACAACACCTACAAAAAAGAAGAG GTGGTGGAAATGGAAAGCCGTGTTCTGAACCTCTTGAAATTCCAATTATCCGTTCCCACCACGAAGAAGTTCCTCAG GAGGTTTATTCAAGCAGCACAAGCTTCTTATAAG GTTCCTTCTGTTGAGCTGGAATTCCTGGCAAATTACTTAGCAGAACTAACTCTGGTCGAGTACAGTTTCCTCAAATACCTTCCATCCGTAACTGCTGCCTCTGCTATATTCCTAGCTAGATGGACTCTTGATCAGTCAGACGATCCATGG AACCCGACTCTGGAGCACTACACGAGGCACAAGGCATCAGAGCTGAAAAACACAGTTCTAGAACTGCAAGTATTGCAGCTGAACAAAAAAGGAGGCATGCTCAATGCCATCCGTGAAAAGTACAAGCAACCTAAG TTCAAGTGTGTCTCAACTTTGCGCTCACCAGAATCTGTCGAGTCACTCTTCTAA
- the LOC125215962 gene encoding E3 ubiquitin-protein ligase At1g63170-like, giving the protein MAFPLLGHHRKSLSSETDLLMEGADSRSDTEHVIDITGSGTASSSNSSHERPSTGLEQQRSEDLPSTSSRVPLYQPQPFTTGGTNSRNSSLSRRGSTRSRQRSPLNSGLWISVELLLTVSQIIAAIVVWSLSRSEKPRAPLRAWVVGYASGCLAILPLLYWRFKHRNQIPEQDSSQNGQDTSLSNNSVGPFTRRSINREDSWTTGTATRSSQSNGLPNSRLKVFVEYFKMALDCFFAVWFVVGNVWIFGGHSSSSEAPNLYRLCIVFLTFSCIGYAMPFILCATICCCLPCIISVLGIREDFSQNRGATQDSINSLPTYKFKMKKSKSKEHSSNAPEGGIVAAGTEKERAISGEDAVCCICLAKYVNNDELKELPCSHFFHKDCVDKWLKINATCPLCKADVGDTIFSSLTEATANLRNSTMLYR; this is encoded by the exons ATGGCTTTTCCCCTACTGGGACATCATCGTAAAAGTTTAAGTAGTGAAACTGATTTGCTGATGGAGGGAGCTGACAGTCGCAGTGATACTGAACACGTTATTGACATAACAGGCAGTGGTACTGCTTCTTCATCTAATTCATCTCATGAAAGGCCGTCAACTGGTTTGGAGCAGCAAAGGAGTGAAGACCTACCATCTACTAGTTCAAGGGTTCCCCTTTATCAGCCTCAACCTTTTACTACCGGTGGGACAAACTCAAGGAATTCATCACTAAGTCGAAGAGGAAGTACTCGCAGCCGACAAAGAAGTCCATTAAATTCTGGTTTATGGATATCTGTTGAGCTTTTATTGACAGTGAGCCAAATCATAGCAGCTATTGTTGTCTGGTCTTTGTCAAGAAGTGAGAAACCACGTGCACCTTTGAGAGCATGGGTTGTTGGATATGCATCTGGCTGTTTGGCAATACTTCCCCTTCTATATTGGCGTTTTAAACATCGTAACCAAATTCCTGAGCAGGACTCATCGCAGAATGGACAAGATACTTCCCTGAGCAATAACTCTGTTGGTCCTTTCACGAGAAGATCAATAAACAGAGAAGATAGCTGGACAACTGGTACAGCAACTAGAAGCAGTCAAAGTAATGGGCTGCCGAATTCAAG GCTTAAGGTGTTTGTCGAATATTTTAAGATGGCTTTGGACTGCTTCTTCGCTGTGTGGTTTGTAGTTGGAAATGTATGGATCTTCGGTGGCCACTCTTCGTCCTCCGAAGCTCCCAATTTGTACAG GTTGTGCATAGTGTTTCTGACCTTCAGCTGTATCGGATATGCTATGCCTTTTATTCTGTGTGCTACAATCTGCTGTTGCCTCCCTTGTATAATATCAGTACTGGGCATCAGAGAAGATTTTTCTCAGAATCGAGGAGCTACTCAAGATTCGATTAACTCTCTACCAacgtataaatttaaaatgaagaaaagcaAGAGCAAGGAACATAGCAGTAATGCACCCGAGGGTGGGATAGTGGCTGCTGGTACAGAGAAAGAGCGTGCAATATCAGGAGAGGACGCA GTTTGCTGCATTTGCTTAGCGAAATATGTCAACAACGATGAACTCAAGGAGCTGCCTTGCTCTCATTTCTTCCACAAGGACTGTGTGGATAAATGGCTGAAAATCAATGCCACGTGCCCTCTCTGCAAAGCCGATGTTGGTGATACCATTTTCAGCTCACTCACTGAAGCAACGGCCAACCTACGCAACAGTACAATGTTGTATCGCTGA